One part of the Xiphophorus maculatus strain JP 163 A chromosome 1, X_maculatus-5.0-male, whole genome shotgun sequence genome encodes these proteins:
- the ogg1 gene encoding N-glycosylase/DNA lyase isoform X1 encodes MAKHAVLSSGAKLWRSLPCAKSELRLELTLACGQTFRWRETAEGHWTGVIGGRVWTLTQTEDTLWYYVYTHQSGAGGENSSEDSLRAESVSASHHSEVEAEMLRDYFQLHVKLGDLYKEWGAADSHFKKISDIFTGVRMLRQDPIECLFSFICTSNNHISRIQGMVERLCQTLGSPLCQLDQTSYHDFPTLSALADSGVEERLRDLGFGYRARFLQQSAKQILDTHGPQWLVGLRNVPYLEARDSLRTLPGVGTKVADCVCLMCLDKCEAVPVDTHVWQIAKRDYKYTSDNGQKTLTEKVHKDIGDFFRKLWGPYAGWAHSVRIIIHYVSISFTVDLLLPLICLFQVLFCGDLKKFQNLKEMTGLKQPKNEEERERECKGLKMKREFDLHQKKKKPKSERQKKAKMFVKTEEV; translated from the exons ATGGCCAAACATGCGGTGTTGTCTTCAGGGGCCAAATTGTGGCGATCTTTGCCATGCGCAAAGTCGGAGCTGCGACTGGAGCTCACCCTTGCTTGTGGACAAACTTTCCG CTGGAGAGAAACTGCAGAGGGGCACTGGACTGGAGTCATAGGGGGGCGTGTTTGGACCCTGACTCAAACAGAAGACACTCTTTGGTACTATGTGTACACACACCAGAGTGGAGCTGGTGGAGAAAACAGCTCAGAAGACTCTCTGAGGGCAGAGTCTGTCAGTGCCTCGCACCACTCTGAGGTGGAAGCAGAGATGCTGAGAGACTACTTCCAGTTGCATGTGAAGCTGGGGGATCTATACAAGGAGTGGGGTGCAGCAGACTCTCACTTCAAGAAGATTTCTGACATCTTTACAG GTGTGCGGATGTTGCGTCAGGACCCCATAGAATgccttttttccttcatttgcaCTTCCAACAACCACATCTCGCGTATTCAGGGCATGGTGGAGAGATTGTGTCAGACTCTGGGGAGCCCTCTCTGTCAGCTGGATCAAACCTCCTACCATGACTTTCCGACACTGTCCGCACTGGCAG ACAGCGGTGTAGAGGAACGTCTCAGGGATCTGGGCTTTGGCTACAGAGCTCGGTTCCTTCAGCAGAGTGCTAAGCAGATCCTGGACACACACGGGCCCCAGTGGCTTGTTGGTTTACGAAACGTCCCGTATCTGGAGGCCCGTGATTCTCTCCGAACCCTCCCTGGAGTTGGCACCAAA GTGGCAGACTGTGTTTGTCTGATGTGTCTGGATAAGTGTGAGGCCGTTCCTGTGGACACACATGTTTGGCAGATCGCTAAGCGGGACTATAAGTATACTTCTGATAACGGACAAAAGACCCTCACAGAAAAAGTTCACAAAGATATAG GGGATTTTTTCAGAAAGCTGTGGGGGCCATATGCAGGTTGGGCCCATTCGGTACGTATCATCATCCACTATGTTTCCATCTCTTTCACTGTGGATCTGCTGCTACCACTTATTTGCCtctttcaggttttattctGTGGTGACCTCAAGAAGTTTCAGAACCTCAAAGAAATGACAGGTTTAAAGCAGCCAAAAAACGAAGAAGAGCGTGAACGAGAGTGCAAGGGACTAAAAATGAAGAGAGAGTTTGATTTGcatcaaaaaaagaagaaacccAAGTCGGAACGTCAGAAGAAGGCAAAGATGTTCGTCAAGACAGAAGAGGTGTGA
- the ogg1 gene encoding N-glycosylase/DNA lyase isoform X2, with amino-acid sequence MAKHAVLSSGAKLWRSLPCAKSELRLELTLACGQTFRWRETAEGHWTGVIGGRVWTLTQTEDTLWYYVYTHQSGAGGENSSEDSLRAESVSASHHSEVEAEMLRDYFQLHVKLGDLYKEWGAADSHFKKISDIFTGVRMLRQDPIECLFSFICTSNNHISRIQGMVERLCQTLGSPLCQLDQTSYHDFPTLSALADSGVEERLRDLGFGYRARFLQQSAKQILDTHGPQWLVGLRNVPYLEARDSLRTLPGVGTKVADCVCLMCLDKCEAVPVDTHVWQIAKRDYKYTSDNGQKTLTEKVHKDIGDFFRKLWGPYAGWAHSVLFCGDLKKFQNLKEMTGLKQPKNEEERERECKGLKMKREFDLHQKKKKPKSERQKKAKMFVKTEEV; translated from the exons ATGGCCAAACATGCGGTGTTGTCTTCAGGGGCCAAATTGTGGCGATCTTTGCCATGCGCAAAGTCGGAGCTGCGACTGGAGCTCACCCTTGCTTGTGGACAAACTTTCCG CTGGAGAGAAACTGCAGAGGGGCACTGGACTGGAGTCATAGGGGGGCGTGTTTGGACCCTGACTCAAACAGAAGACACTCTTTGGTACTATGTGTACACACACCAGAGTGGAGCTGGTGGAGAAAACAGCTCAGAAGACTCTCTGAGGGCAGAGTCTGTCAGTGCCTCGCACCACTCTGAGGTGGAAGCAGAGATGCTGAGAGACTACTTCCAGTTGCATGTGAAGCTGGGGGATCTATACAAGGAGTGGGGTGCAGCAGACTCTCACTTCAAGAAGATTTCTGACATCTTTACAG GTGTGCGGATGTTGCGTCAGGACCCCATAGAATgccttttttccttcatttgcaCTTCCAACAACCACATCTCGCGTATTCAGGGCATGGTGGAGAGATTGTGTCAGACTCTGGGGAGCCCTCTCTGTCAGCTGGATCAAACCTCCTACCATGACTTTCCGACACTGTCCGCACTGGCAG ACAGCGGTGTAGAGGAACGTCTCAGGGATCTGGGCTTTGGCTACAGAGCTCGGTTCCTTCAGCAGAGTGCTAAGCAGATCCTGGACACACACGGGCCCCAGTGGCTTGTTGGTTTACGAAACGTCCCGTATCTGGAGGCCCGTGATTCTCTCCGAACCCTCCCTGGAGTTGGCACCAAA GTGGCAGACTGTGTTTGTCTGATGTGTCTGGATAAGTGTGAGGCCGTTCCTGTGGACACACATGTTTGGCAGATCGCTAAGCGGGACTATAAGTATACTTCTGATAACGGACAAAAGACCCTCACAGAAAAAGTTCACAAAGATATAG GGGATTTTTTCAGAAAGCTGTGGGGGCCATATGCAGGTTGGGCCCATTCG gttttattctGTGGTGACCTCAAGAAGTTTCAGAACCTCAAAGAAATGACAGGTTTAAAGCAGCCAAAAAACGAAGAAGAGCGTGAACGAGAGTGCAAGGGACTAAAAATGAAGAGAGAGTTTGATTTGcatcaaaaaaagaagaaacccAAGTCGGAACGTCAGAAGAAGGCAAAGATGTTCGTCAAGACAGAAGAGGTGTGA